One stretch of Amycolatopsis sp. NBC_00345 DNA includes these proteins:
- a CDS encoding WhiB family transcriptional regulator, which yields MVNRDSFKEIAAYLDRYAVVPDGVLAEVVTRDGLCFWAFDRSEMPELSGEDAPDRELAARLCAGCPVMSECLELELRSAGADTVGVWGALPESDRRAVYQAWRERRAGRGRGERR from the coding sequence GTGGTGAACCGGGACAGCTTCAAGGAGATTGCTGCTTATCTGGATCGGTACGCCGTCGTGCCGGATGGCGTACTGGCCGAGGTGGTGACGCGGGACGGCTTGTGTTTCTGGGCGTTCGACCGCTCGGAGATGCCGGAGCTGTCCGGCGAGGACGCCCCGGACCGGGAGTTGGCCGCTCGGCTGTGCGCCGGGTGCCCGGTCATGAGTGAGTGCCTGGAACTCGAACTGCGGTCTGCCGGTGCAGACACAGTCGGAGTCTGGGGCGCCCTGCCCGAGTCCGACCGGCGGGCCGTCTACCAGGCCTGGCGGGAGCGTCGGGCCGGTCGCGGACGAGGTGAGCGGCGATGA
- a CDS encoding type VII secretion target — protein MTDKGFEVVPGALRKTQASFVDAAERHIQLINQDLPNFRMSQLDLGLIGKLTGIIPEYNAALDQISQKVTASCSSLTSAAYNLDSAAKAYEAQDEEYYKKFGWLAEKVNEGGIYQPDQKGDH, from the coding sequence GTGACTGATAAAGGATTCGAAGTCGTCCCGGGAGCGCTCCGGAAAACACAGGCTTCCTTTGTTGATGCCGCAGAACGTCACATTCAGCTCATTAATCAAGATCTTCCAAACTTCAGGATGAGCCAACTAGACCTTGGCCTCATCGGGAAATTGACAGGAATCATCCCCGAGTACAACGCTGCGCTCGACCAGATCAGTCAGAAAGTTACCGCAAGCTGCAGCAGTCTCACCAGTGCCGCCTACAACCTCGACTCCGCCGCGAAGGCTTACGAAGCACAGGACGAGGAGTACTACAAGAAGTTCGGCTGGCTGGCCGAAAAGGTCAACGAGGGCGGCATCTACCAGCCAGACCAGAAAGGCGACCACTGA
- a CDS encoding YbaB/EbfC family nucleoid-associated protein — translation MTVDILKALGISNGQDVVKRQQRLAEVDAELATQRFRGASRDNTATAIVTGRGDIFEIVIRDDALRSSHPELVGPAVVEALTQARIAAGQHARAEVLAVTHPDTPVPDPSPAAQAAPPTASAPSTVDTRRPRIQDDDDFSDYDFLDPGE, via the coding sequence ATGACCGTGGATATATTGAAAGCTCTTGGGATCAGCAACGGCCAAGATGTCGTCAAACGGCAGCAGCGCCTTGCCGAGGTCGACGCAGAACTCGCCACGCAACGGTTCCGCGGAGCCTCCCGTGACAACACCGCGACCGCCATCGTCACCGGTCGTGGGGACATCTTCGAAATTGTCATTCGCGACGACGCATTGCGTTCATCTCATCCGGAACTGGTCGGCCCCGCCGTCGTCGAAGCGCTCACTCAGGCTCGGATCGCGGCCGGGCAGCACGCGCGCGCTGAAGTGTTGGCGGTGACTCACCCTGACACGCCCGTGCCGGATCCTTCGCCCGCCGCGCAAGCCGCGCCGCCAACGGCCTCGGCCCCGTCGACCGTGGACACGCGGAGGCCACGAATCCAGGACGACGACGATTTCAGCGATTACGACTTTCTGGATCCGGGAGAGTAA
- a CDS encoding NUDIX hydrolase — protein sequence MTENASADKEKSIASAVIVHEGQVLLVRRRVKEGSLSWQFPGGEIEDGESANEAAVRETREETGLEVKDDAILGERVHPNTGRTMIYVACQVAGGTASVVDDDELAEFAWSDSATLTDYVPYPFYGPVQEYLNENLSN from the coding sequence ATGACTGAAAACGCGTCAGCCGACAAAGAAAAGTCGATCGCGTCCGCCGTCATCGTGCATGAGGGTCAGGTACTTCTCGTGCGCCGCCGGGTGAAGGAAGGCAGCTTGTCGTGGCAGTTCCCGGGCGGAGAGATCGAGGATGGCGAGTCCGCGAACGAAGCTGCGGTTCGGGAAACGCGAGAGGAGACCGGCCTTGAGGTCAAGGACGATGCGATCCTTGGTGAGCGTGTCCACCCGAACACTGGGCGGACCATGATCTATGTGGCTTGCCAGGTCGCCGGCGGAACTGCCTCCGTGGTTGACGACGACGAGCTTGCAGAATTCGCCTGGTCAGACAGCGCGACGCTGACCGATTATGTTCCGTATCCATTCTACGGGCCAGTTCAGGAGTACCTGAATGAGAACTTGTCCAACTAA
- a CDS encoding NUDIX hydrolase → MDFVSEWTGRTATALQASLRMSNEAFAKHLGIAVRTVASWHTKPDVTPRQEMQELLDTAFDRASGPGKARFKRLTEQSDEPQRPAAGGGPVQALRVAIAVVTDGSRVLIVCRRDENGDGISWQFPAGMVKPGHAAETVAIRETLGETGVHCAVTRKLGERLHPITHVQAEYLLCEYLTGEAQNMDVLENVNVAWVEKTKLVKFIPAEQIFPPILEALEVSE, encoded by the coding sequence GTGGATTTCGTGAGCGAGTGGACCGGACGGACGGCGACCGCTCTGCAGGCTTCTCTCCGTATGAGCAATGAGGCCTTCGCGAAGCATCTGGGCATCGCGGTGCGAACAGTTGCCTCGTGGCATACCAAGCCGGACGTCACGCCAAGGCAGGAGATGCAAGAACTGCTGGACACCGCCTTCGACCGGGCGTCAGGTCCAGGCAAGGCGCGATTCAAGCGGCTGACTGAGCAGAGCGACGAGCCACAGAGGCCTGCGGCGGGCGGCGGGCCGGTCCAGGCTCTGCGGGTCGCAATCGCCGTCGTAACCGATGGGTCGAGAGTCCTCATCGTGTGTCGGCGCGATGAGAACGGCGATGGCATCTCGTGGCAGTTCCCGGCAGGGATGGTGAAGCCCGGGCATGCGGCGGAAACCGTGGCCATCCGGGAGACCCTTGGTGAAACCGGCGTGCATTGCGCTGTGACTCGCAAGCTCGGCGAGCGGCTTCACCCGATTACACACGTACAGGCGGAGTACCTGCTGTGCGAGTACTTGACCGGGGAGGCGCAAAACATGGATGTCCTGGAGAATGTTAACGTTGCCTGGGTTGAAAAGACCAAGTTGGTGAAGTTTATCCCGGCGGAGCAGATTTTTCCGCCCATATTGGAAGCCTTGGAGGTGTCGGAATGA
- a CDS encoding helix-turn-helix domain-containing protein, producing the protein MDTNQNVGPTFYTVGEVARILRVNPVTLYRAIRDDAFPAVRIRTRYVVPAAALNELIAEVTASGGCIDLAELIAKRRMEREADLTAGGASW; encoded by the coding sequence ATGGATACCAATCAGAACGTCGGACCGACGTTCTACACAGTCGGGGAAGTGGCGCGCATCCTGCGCGTCAACCCGGTGACGCTCTACCGAGCCATCCGGGACGACGCTTTCCCCGCAGTCCGCATTCGCACCCGTTATGTCGTGCCCGCGGCCGCCCTGAACGAACTGATTGCCGAGGTCACGGCTTCGGGTGGCTGCATTGATCTCGCCGAGCTGATCGCCAAGCGCCGAATGGAGCGCGAGGCCGACCTCACCGCAGGGGGTGCGTCGTGGTGA
- a CDS encoding DUF4231 domain-containing protein, which translates to MAAESYRGESFVSWLKRTFKAPTYRNISDDEPSRSVRRIVIRTEIDLKKAHAGRVAALWIAITFAAALVALVLLENLKLLTLDSWLHLLLVSVAAAAILGAVLLALIFSWNCATIRENLALMREFYNERVADELGVAEQEDDELKLLKVRHQYRESASVVIDEYRQQAAKYKRRHDRFQTITIIGSVVTSAITTASVSFSLFRVAAIVISLVVGIATGINGYYKFRERSFNLQQASDSVEREYNSVQLRVGKYAHCSDEADAYRFFCQQVEMIRDEQAKRQQQLEQPVETKKE; encoded by the coding sequence ATGGCTGCGGAATCCTATCGGGGAGAGAGCTTTGTTTCGTGGCTGAAAAGGACGTTCAAAGCGCCGACGTATAGGAATATTTCAGATGATGAGCCATCTCGCTCTGTTCGTCGGATAGTTATACGTACAGAGATTGACTTGAAAAAGGCGCACGCCGGCCGTGTCGCTGCCCTATGGATTGCCATCACGTTCGCTGCGGCATTAGTGGCGCTCGTTTTACTTGAGAATCTTAAATTGCTGACCTTGGATAGCTGGTTACACTTATTGCTAGTTAGTGTAGCCGCCGCGGCGATTCTAGGCGCTGTACTTCTCGCGCTGATATTCTCGTGGAACTGCGCTACCATTCGTGAAAACCTGGCTTTGATGCGCGAGTTCTACAATGAGAGAGTCGCAGATGAGCTAGGGGTAGCAGAGCAGGAAGACGACGAGCTAAAGCTGCTAAAAGTTCGCCATCAGTACAGGGAAAGTGCATCTGTTGTAATAGACGAGTATCGGCAACAGGCAGCCAAATACAAGCGCAGGCACGACAGATTTCAGACTATTACTATCATTGGATCCGTAGTAACATCGGCTATTACCACCGCCTCGGTATCGTTCTCCTTGTTTAGGGTTGCGGCGATTGTCATCAGTCTTGTGGTCGGTATAGCTACGGGCATTAATGGTTATTACAAGTTCCGTGAGCGATCGTTCAATTTACAACAAGCGTCCGATTCGGTTGAGCGTGAGTACAACTCGGTACAACTTCGTGTAGGTAAGTATGCGCACTGCTCGGATGAAGCAGATGCGTATCGGTTTTTTTGCCAGCAAGTGGAGATGATCCGAGACGAGCAGGCTAAGCGTCAGCAGCAGCTTGAGCAGCCTGTCGAAACCAAGAAGGAGTGA
- a CDS encoding YbaB/EbfC family nucleoid-associated protein, whose amino-acid sequence MSIYNQLYALTQEIEANLHRTEAAAAAASEVAINRRIPGGAGAVTVSGRGTLVSVTIDPHGLTSTNGRALGAQIAQTIREAEVQARAQMNQALQNASAASDSARRETSD is encoded by the coding sequence ATGTCGATTTACAACCAACTTTACGCCCTCACCCAGGAAATCGAAGCAAACCTGCACCGGACAGAAGCGGCGGCCGCAGCGGCCTCCGAGGTTGCGATCAACCGCCGGATCCCCGGCGGCGCGGGGGCCGTCACAGTGTCAGGAAGAGGGACCCTCGTGTCGGTCACCATCGATCCGCACGGCCTGACCTCCACTAATGGCCGTGCGCTCGGTGCCCAGATCGCCCAGACGATCCGCGAAGCAGAGGTCCAAGCGCGCGCGCAAATGAACCAAGCGCTGCAGAACGCGTCAGCAGCGAGCGACTCCGCCAGGAGGGAAACTAGTGACTGA
- a CDS encoding helix-turn-helix domain-containing protein — translation MSEDWVAVARAINQRMAELGLSQREFIARSQVSKATVREIQHNTAQRRRSDRTLEALSVALDLHAGYLAAVLAGRRPPEVGEPTPRGDDDIPGRLAVIEHQLREITDRLRDLGTVNERLDEISASVETVLGSISNGREQRR, via the coding sequence GTGTCGGAAGACTGGGTGGCAGTCGCAAGAGCGATCAATCAGCGCATGGCCGAACTCGGTCTCAGCCAGCGCGAGTTCATTGCGCGCTCGCAAGTCTCCAAGGCCACGGTTCGCGAAATCCAGCACAACACGGCGCAGCGGCGACGCAGTGACCGCACGCTTGAAGCTCTGTCCGTCGCGCTCGACCTGCATGCCGGCTACTTGGCGGCGGTGCTTGCGGGTCGCCGACCACCGGAGGTAGGGGAGCCGACGCCGCGCGGGGATGACGACATCCCCGGCCGACTTGCGGTCATCGAACACCAGTTGCGCGAAATTACGGACCGGCTCCGTGATCTGGGCACAGTGAACGAGCGTCTGGACGAGATCAGCGCGAGTGTTGAAACTGTGCTCGGCTCCATCTCGAATGGCCGGGAACAGCGCCGCTGA
- a CDS encoding nucleoside-diphosphate kinase produces the protein MTDSSDLGVERSLVLLKPDTLVRGLAGRILARFEEAALKIVGVKMRQMDAEFTRKHYFDLEERAGAEVYNCTAQFMQSGPVIALALEGVDAVAKVRKIIGGTFPSDAAPGTIRGDYAHQTKASSEVSGKAVMNLVHASGNSEEAKYEVGLWFDAAEQFDYETLAEKLAY, from the coding sequence ATGACTGACTCGTCAGACCTTGGCGTTGAGCGGTCCCTGGTCCTACTCAAACCGGACACCCTTGTTCGCGGGCTGGCGGGCCGTATTCTCGCGCGCTTCGAGGAGGCCGCGCTCAAGATCGTCGGTGTCAAGATGAGGCAGATGGACGCGGAGTTCACTCGCAAACACTACTTCGACCTTGAAGAGCGCGCCGGAGCAGAGGTCTATAATTGCACTGCTCAGTTCATGCAGTCCGGACCGGTGATCGCGCTCGCGCTCGAAGGTGTCGACGCGGTAGCAAAGGTTCGGAAGATCATTGGTGGCACCTTTCCGAGCGACGCGGCGCCGGGCACTATCCGAGGCGACTACGCGCACCAGACGAAGGCGTCCTCCGAAGTGAGCGGCAAGGCAGTGATGAACCTCGTGCATGCGTCGGGAAATTCTGAAGAAGCAAAGTACGAAGTAGGGCTTTGGTTCGATGCGGCCGAGCAGTTTGATTACGAAACACTCGCCGAAAAACTCGCCTACTAA
- a CDS encoding ESX secretion-associated protein EspG, whose protein sequence is MWFPEPVGFAATDLAALVTGETGADLHVVLAPQAEWHDSEAQTDADKRLAELRSRYDGPTRSVDDPELADVAELLSQPPHACYGWFSDGSQHLSALAAGSSWFGLIAIRDGDEIWVRTFRPQRLSTVLADVLPHDHVRSNAQPVTVLRSELLEARKTGLARNSAVRQAERIIADPPLVSAELYGEQRDRNGRHRCEFPLRVYDTATGRWALQISKHYDEERWDLSAATTARVADLLDGLHSRQDA, encoded by the coding sequence ATGTGGTTTCCCGAACCGGTCGGCTTCGCCGCAACGGACCTCGCGGCGTTAGTGACCGGTGAGACGGGCGCTGATCTGCACGTTGTGCTGGCTCCGCAGGCGGAGTGGCATGACTCGGAGGCGCAGACGGACGCAGACAAGCGGCTCGCGGAACTGCGAAGCCGATACGACGGGCCGACGCGCAGCGTGGACGATCCAGAACTGGCCGACGTGGCCGAGCTGTTGAGTCAGCCGCCGCACGCCTGCTACGGCTGGTTCAGTGACGGCTCGCAACACTTGTCTGCGTTGGCCGCCGGATCGTCGTGGTTCGGATTGATCGCAATCCGGGACGGCGACGAGATCTGGGTGCGGACGTTCCGGCCCCAACGGCTCAGCACCGTCTTGGCGGATGTGCTGCCGCACGATCACGTGCGGTCCAACGCGCAACCGGTCACGGTGCTGCGCAGCGAACTGCTCGAAGCCCGGAAAACCGGCCTCGCGCGCAACAGTGCGGTACGGCAGGCTGAACGGATCATCGCCGACCCGCCGTTGGTCAGCGCCGAGCTCTATGGCGAGCAACGCGATCGAAACGGCCGTCACCGCTGTGAGTTCCCTCTACGGGTCTACGACACCGCTACAGGGCGGTGGGCGTTACAGATCAGCAAGCATTACGACGAGGAGCGGTGGGACCTCTCAGCAGCTACTACGGCGCGAGTCGCTGACCTTCTCGACGGGCTTCACTCACGACAGGACGCTTGA